The following proteins are co-located in the Candidatus Avedoeria danica genome:
- a CDS encoding DUF1579 domain-containing protein, whose translation MRVEALKEHDWLRQLVGEWTYSFEAYAEPGQPPTIHTGTQSIRPLGDIWIQSEGRGEFADGATDLSQMTLGYDPVKQRFVGTYVGSMMTHLWVYEGTLDAASHTLSLDCEGPGMTPDAKMAKYIDAIELKSADHWVLTSSVLGEDGQWTTFMTGHHLRVK comes from the coding sequence ATGCGCGTGGAAGCGTTGAAGGAACACGACTGGCTCCGGCAGCTCGTCGGCGAGTGGACGTACTCGTTCGAGGCATACGCCGAGCCGGGCCAGCCGCCGACGATCCACACCGGAACCCAATCCATACGGCCACTGGGCGACATCTGGATCCAGAGCGAGGGGCGGGGCGAGTTTGCGGACGGCGCCACCGACCTGAGCCAGATGACGCTCGGCTATGATCCGGTGAAGCAACGGTTCGTCGGCACGTACGTCGGATCGATGATGACGCACCTGTGGGTGTACGAGGGCACGCTGGACGCGGCGAGCCACACGCTGTCGCTCGATTGCGAGGGGCCCGGGATGACGCCCGATGCGAAGATGGCGAAGTACATCGACGCCATCGAGTTGAAGAGCGCCGACCACTGGGTGCTGACGAGCAGCGTGCTCGGTGAGGACGGGCAGTGGACGACGTTCATGACGGGGCACCACCTCCGCGTGAAGTGA